Within the Candidatus Anaeroferrophillus wilburensis genome, the region ATAAAAAAAGCATGCCAGGTGTAGTGGACCATGAGAAAACCACCGATCATCCCCAACAGCCAGAGACAGATCACCACCTTCCCCAGGAGGACATGCCGCTGCCAGGCAAACGGCCGGCGGCGCTTCAGATGCTGGGCCTGAAAGCGTTGAAATCCAAGATAGAGCACGTACAAGGACAAGAAAATAGTCGGCACCTGCATTGCCGGATGAAACCAGAGCATGTTGGGATTTCCTCCTATGAGATGCGGACCAGCCTGCCGTAGAGGTTACGCCTTGATTGCCAGCAGCCGCTGGGCGGTTTTTTCGCCGAGAAAAACCAGCGATTCAATATCCAGGTAGCACAGGACCGTAGCATCAAAAAGAATCTTCACCTTGGCCGGAAAGCCATCATCCCGGTCTTCATCCCAGAAATAGAGCAGAAAAGGTACCCTGGGCAGGGGGTAGAACACGGCATGAAACTCGGCATTGGTATCCATGGGCGGCGATACGGCGCCCAGGTGGCCCAGGGCTTGTTTCAACGCCGGCAGGCGGCCGCCAAAGCCGGCGGCAATTTTTTCTTCACAACCCTCGCCAAAACCTTTCTGCTTCGCCAAGGCTCCCGGCAGTTCCCCCATGGCCACCCAGTTTCCCTTGAGCGGCTCCCGACATGCCCCGGCAATGTAATTATACAGCAACACATGCTCCCAGACATCCTCCTGCGGACCGTCCACGGGGACAACTTCGTCCAGGGTGACTTCATAGCGGCGCTGCAGCAGGTTGATGACCAGGCCCGGCCGGCCGTCGCGTTCTCCATACTCAGCCCCCAGAAACGGGGCCAACTCCTCAAGGTCATAGTCCTGAATTTTACTGATCACATGTTTTCTGGCACTGACAAAATGTCCCGGGAAAGCGGTTATCCCGCCTTCCTCCTGGGCTTTGAGAATTGCCTCCACCCGGGCCAGTTTTTCCGCTTCAAAGTGGCAGCATTTGGAGGGTTTTTCCCCTTCACGCAAGACATGGGTGGCAAACGCCATGCAGGTGGAGTAGCCGCAGGCGCCGCAATTGGTCCGCGGCAGCATTTTCAATAATTCAAGAATCTGTAAAGCCATGTTGGTTGCCTCTCAAAAATGCTGGTGCCGCAGGCGCAGGGAGTTGCTGACCACCGACACTGAACTCAGGGCCATGGCCGCCGCCGCGAACATGGGGTTCAACAGAATGCCAAACAGAGGATAGAGAACGCCGGCTGCCAGGGGAATGCCGACACTGTTGTAAAAAAAAGCCCAGAAGAGATTCTGGCGGATAACCTTCATGGTCGCCTTGGACAAACGGATGGCCCGGACGACACTCTGGAGATTATCGCCCACCAGGGTAATATCGCTGGCCTCCACTGCCACATCACTGCCGGCACCGATGGCAATACCGATATCGGCTGCCGCCAGGGCCGGAGCGTCATTAATCCCGTCGCCCACCATGGCAACCACCTGTCCTGAATCCTGGAGTCTTTTGATTGCCCCTGATTTGTCACCAGGCAGGACCTGGGCCAGAATGTCGTCAATACCCAGCGCCTTGCCCACCGCCTCGGCCGTCTGCTGCTGGTCGCCGGTAAGCATGAGTACCCGAAGGCCCATGGTTTTGAGTTCTGCGATGGCCGGCAGGGCTGCATCCCGGGGCAGATCAGCCAAGGCAAGAAAACCTGAAAGCCGACCCTGACGGGCAACGAATACACAGCTGTGACCCTCTGTAGCCAGGAAATCCGCCCGCTGGATCAGCTCATCAGGGATGGTAATGTTTTCTCCGGACAAAAACCGTTCATTGCCCAGCAAGACCTCGTGCCCGGCCAGTTTGCCTTTAACTCCCAGCCCCGGGATCGCCATAAAACCATCAACCTCTGGCAGCTCCAGCTGTTTTTTCTTGCCTTCGGCGATAATCGCTGCAGCCAGGGGATGTTCTGAGGCGTGCTCCAGGGCCGCCGCCTGGGTGAGAAGGTCATCGGCACTGCTGCCCGCCGCAGGATAGATCCCCGCCACCCGCAGCTTGCCGGCGGTCAAGGTACCGGTCTTATCAAAGACTACCACTGTCAGCCGGTGGACCTTTTCCAGAACTTCGCCGCCTTTCAACAAAATGCCTTGCTCGGCACCAAGTCCGGTCCCCACCATGACTGCCGTCGGGGTCGCCAGGCCCATGGCACAGGGACAGGCAATGATCAGCACCGAAACGGCATTGAGCAGGGCACGGCCAAACAGCGGCTCGGGAACCAGAAAGTTCCAGACCGCAAAGGTCAGCAGGGCAATCACCAGCACCACCGGAACAAAGACCGCCGCCACCCGGTCGGCAAAACGCTGGATGGGCGCCTTCGATCCCTGGGCCTCCTCCACCAGCCGGATAATCTGGGCCAGCATCGTCTCCCGACCAAGGGAGGTCACCAAAAAGGTGAAGCTGCCCAGCTGGTTCATGGTGCCGGCGAACACCTGGCTGCCGACGGTTTTGCTCACCGGCAGGCTTTCACCGGTAAGCAGGGATTCATCCACCGCCGAGGCGCCGGAAACCACCTCACCATCCACAGGAACCTTCTCCCCGGGACGCACCTGGACCACATCCCCCGCCTCCAGCTGGTCAACCGGCAGCACCAGCGGCTCGCCATCCCGGACAACCCGGGCGGTCAGAGGTCTCAGGTCCAAAAGCTTTTTAACCGCCTGGGACGTTTTACCACGGGCCCGGGCTTCCAGCAGGCGGCCCAGGAGAACCAGGGTAACGATCATCGCCGCGCCGTCAAAATAAACCTGAACCCGAAGGCCGGCACCGGCAAACATCACCGGGAAAAATGTCGCCAGCAGGGAATAGCCATAGGCGGCCAGCGCACCGATGGCCACCAGGGTGTTCATGTCGGCGGTTTTCTGCTGGAGGGCTTTCCAGGCCCCCGCCAGGAAACGGCTGCCAACCCAGAAAACAACCACAAAGGTCAGCCCGCCGAGGACCAGCAGCACCAGCCGGCGGGGAAGGTCCCGCAGCCAGGGAAACCAGGACTGCATGGAACCGGCAAAGATGACCAGCGTCAGGCCGGCACCGGCCACCACCTTGCGCTGCAGATC harbors:
- a CDS encoding DUF4079 family protein — encoded protein: MLWFHPAMQVPTIFLSLYVLYLGFQRFQAQHLKRRRPFAWQRHVLLGKVVICLWLLGMIGGFLMVHYTWHAFFITGDHARNAVLMLPLMLIGYATGWYMDRHKKRHPRLALVHGINNLLLVMLACSQIFEGGIVCMRYILGR
- a CDS encoding DUF3786 domain-containing protein, giving the protein MALQILELLKMLPRTNCGACGYSTCMAFATHVLREGEKPSKCCHFEAEKLARVEAILKAQEEGGITAFPGHFVSARKHVISKIQDYDLEELAPFLGAEYGERDGRPGLVINLLQRRYEVTLDEVVPVDGPQEDVWEHVLLYNYIAGACREPLKGNWVAMGELPGALAKQKGFGEGCEEKIAAGFGGRLPALKQALGHLGAVSPPMDTNAEFHAVFYPLPRVPFLLYFWDEDRDDGFPAKVKILFDATVLCYLDIESLVFLGEKTAQRLLAIKA
- a CDS encoding copper-translocating P-type ATPase, producing MTCAACVRRVELALQKVPGVAEARVNLATGHASLVARPGAAIDLRVVGETVTNAGYDYLGEVDAEAGSNDPLAVARQEDLRDLQRKVVAGAGLTLVIFAGSMQSWFPWLRDLPRRLVLLVLGGLTFVVVFWVGSRFLAGAWKALQQKTADMNTLVAIGALAAYGYSLLATFFPVMFAGAGLRVQVYFDGAAMIVTLVLLGRLLEARARGKTSQAVKKLLDLRPLTARVVRDGEPLVLPVDQLEAGDVVQVRPGEKVPVDGEVVSGASAVDESLLTGESLPVSKTVGSQVFAGTMNQLGSFTFLVTSLGRETMLAQIIRLVEEAQGSKAPIQRFADRVAAVFVPVVLVIALLTFAVWNFLVPEPLFGRALLNAVSVLIIACPCAMGLATPTAVMVGTGLGAEQGILLKGGEVLEKVHRLTVVVFDKTGTLTAGKLRVAGIYPAAGSSADDLLTQAAALEHASEHPLAAAIIAEGKKKQLELPEVDGFMAIPGLGVKGKLAGHEVLLGNERFLSGENITIPDELIQRADFLATEGHSCVFVARQGRLSGFLALADLPRDAALPAIAELKTMGLRVLMLTGDQQQTAEAVGKALGIDDILAQVLPGDKSGAIKRLQDSGQVVAMVGDGINDAPALAAADIGIAIGAGSDVAVEASDITLVGDNLQSVVRAIRLSKATMKVIRQNLFWAFFYNSVGIPLAAGVLYPLFGILLNPMFAAAAMALSSVSVVSNSLRLRHQHF